One Brassica napus cultivar Da-Ae chromosome C4, Da-Ae, whole genome shotgun sequence genomic region harbors:
- the LOC106413376 gene encoding metal tolerance protein B-like codes for MADMIQSLGVLIGGGIIWVKPKWVLVDLICTLVFSAFPLAATLPMLKNIFWILMERAPREMDIEKVERRLKRIKGVKIVHGLHVWEITVEGELYCLAMSCPNPVLVLKRSFLMLEISVGKPVGFIM; via the coding sequence ATGGCGGATATGATTCAGTCACTTGGTGTACTGATCGGTGGAGGAATCATTTGGGTGAAACCAAAATGGGTTTTGGTTGATTTGATATGCACACTTGTTTTCTCTGCCTTTCCTCTTGCTGCGACTCTCCCAATGCTCAAGAACATATTTTGGATACTGATGGAGCGTGCACCACGAGAGATGGACATAGAGAAGGTCGAGAGAAGGCTTAAGCGTATCAAAGGAGTTAAGATTGTTCATGGTCTTCATGTATGGGAGATAACAGTTGAGGGAGAATTGTATTGTCTTGCCATGTCTTGTCCGAACCCGGTGCTAGTTCTGAAGAGATCGTTTCTGATGTTAGAAATTTCTGTAGGAAAACCTGTGGGATTTATCATGTAA
- the LOC106414179 gene encoding metal tolerance protein B-like, translating to MELEHIRISKPDHEDEKTESPSRTEEVILLSCAFARRALPFRVERTRRIDQKTKKRHPSLPDNLFLAVMTDAAHLLSDVAGLGVSLLAIKVSSWEANPRNSSGFKRLKVLAAFLSVQLVRLVSRVIIYEAIQRLLSRS from the coding sequence ATGGAATTAGAACACATCCGCATTTCGAAACCCGACCATGAAGATGAAAAAACTGAGTCACCATCACGAACAGAGGAAGTGATTCTTCTGTCTTGCGCGTTTGCGAGACGAGCATTGCCTTTCCGAGTCGAGAGAACGAGAAGAATTGATCAGAAGACTAAGAAGCGTCATCCTTCCTTACCTGACAATCTTTTCCTCGCGGTCATGACGGACGCTGCGCATTTGCTGTCCGACGTGGCGGGTTTGGGCGTCTCTTTGTTGGCCATCAAGGTCTCGAGCTGGGAAGCGAATCCGAGAAACTCTTCCGGGTTTAAACGGCTTAAAGTTTTAGCAGCTTTCTTGTCTGTTCAGCTCGTACGGCTTGTCTCTAGAGTTATAATATATGAAGCCATTCAAAGACTTCTTAGCAGAAGCTGA
- the LOC125585835 gene encoding glutathione S-transferase T3-like, which translates to MEFNPFTEPSNFVELLSSQQSVLLSEVQVLFYGTQGTEPSNFGEDNQASRKERRTWSPGDDVLHISSWLNTSKDAVVGNDQRLNAFWKRIAAYYNASPSVGGCEKREPAHCKNRWQKINDQVCKFCGAYEAANREKTSGQNENDVLKLAHQIFFTNHNKKFTLEHAWKELRNDQKWCELSTAKNDGGSKKRKCGDVSHSASSKATEVDSGDDDEATTRPPGVKAAKTRSKKTMSDGKELSEFQTM; encoded by the coding sequence ATGGAATTTAATCCATTTACTGAGCCTTCAAACTTTGTTGAACTGCTTAGCAGTCAACAAAGTGTTTTACTATCTGAAGTGCAAGTTCTCTTCTATGGCACTCAAGGCACTGAGCCTTCAAACTTCGGTGAAGACAACCAAGCCTCTCGTAAAGAAAGAAGGACGTGGTCGCCAGGAGATGATGTTCTGCACATTAGCTCGTGGTTAAACACGAGCAAAGATGCAGTAGTAGGGAATGACCAAAGGCTTAATGCATTCTGGAAAAGAATAGCTGCGTACTACAATGCTAGTCCCTCTGTTGGTGGCTGTGAAAAGAGAGAGCCAGCACACTGTAAGAATCGCTGGCAGAAGATCAATGACCAAGTTTGCAAGTTTTGTGGCGCATACGAAGCTGCGAACAGAGAGAAAACCAGTGGTCAAAACGAGAATGATGTGCTCAAACTAGCCCACCAGATCTTCTTCACTAACCATAATAAAAAATTCACCCTTGAGCATGCTTGGAAAGAGTTGCGTAATGACCAGAAGTGGTGCGAGCTGTCTACTGCTAAAAATGATGGAGGCTCCAAAAAGAGGAAGTGTGGGGATGTTTCACATTCAGCAAGCTCGAAAGCAACTGAAGTGGATTCCGGTGACGATGATGAAGCAACAACTCGTCCTCCGGGTGTTAAGGCAGCAAAGACTCGTTCTAAGAAGACAATGAGTGATGGGAAGGAACTGTCTGAGTTTCAGACAATGTGA